From the Anaeromyxobacter dehalogenans 2CP-1 genome, the window GTTCGGCGAGCGCGCCATCCGCGCGAACCCGGCGCGCGTCGAGGGCTGGCACTTCGCCGCCGCCGGCATGGGCAACTACTCGCTCGGCATCGGCGTCCTCAAGGCGCTGACCCAGGGCATCGAGGGCAAGTTCAAGGACCGCCTCTCGCACGCCGAGAAGATCGATCCCGCGTTCCAGCACGGCTCGATCCAGACGGCGTGGGGGCGCTTCTGGTTCAAGCTCCCCTGGCCGAAGTACGACGCGAGGAAGAGCGAGCGCTCGCTCCAGGCGGCGCTGGCGCAGAACCCGGTGAACGTGCGGGCGCGCGTGTACCTGGCCGACCTCTACCGGAAGGAAGGGCACAAGCGCGAGGCGACGGAGCAGCTCGAGAAGGCGCTGGCGTCGGAGCCGGGCCGTTATGACCCCCCCGAGGAGCGGCGGTGGCAGCAGGTCGCGCGGGGCATGCTGGAACGCAAGTGAAAGCGAGGACGCGATGATCGCCGAGGCGGAGCTCAGGAAGGGGGCGTCCGACGCCCAGAACCTCGTCTCTCTCTTCGAGACGCAGGCGCGCCGGCGCGGCGACGCCACCGCGGTGAAGCTCAAGTCCGCGGGCGCCTGGCGCGACGTGAGCTGGGCCGAGATGGCCCGCCGCGCGCGCGACGTGGCCGACGGCCTCGCCGCGCTGGGGCTCCGCGCCGGCGATCGCGTCGCCATCATCGGCGACACGAACCTCGAGTGGATCCTGGCCGACCTGGGCATCCTCGGCGCGGGCGGGATCACCGTCACGATCTACCAGTCGAACACGCCGACCGAGTGCCAGTACATCCTGGCCGACTCCGGCGCGCGGTTCGTGTTCTGCGACTCCGCGGCGCAGGTCGCGAAGATCCGCGAGGTGCGGGCCAAGCTGCCGGCGCTGGAGGCCCTGGTGCGCGCGCAGGGCCCGGCGGCCGACGCGTTCGAGCGGACGCTCGCCGACGTGGAGCGGGCCGGGGTCGCCTGGCGCGCCTCGAACCCGGACGCGCACGCGGCGCGGCTCGCGCGCATCGGGCGCGACGACCCGGCCAGCTTCATCTACACCTCGGGCACCACCGGGAACCCGAAGGGCGTCGTGCTCACGCACGGCAACTGGGTCTACGAGGCGCTCGCGGTCGAGGGCCTGAAGGTCGTCCGCCCCGACGACCTCATCCTCATGTTCCTGCCCATGGCCCACTCGTTCGCGAAGGTGATCGAGGCGGTCTGGTTCAGCACCGGCGCCACCGGCGCGTTCGTCGAGTCGCTCGAGAAGATCGTGGACAACGCCGGCGAGGTCCGGCCCACCGTGATGCCCTCGGTGCCGCGCATCTTCGAGAAGGCCTACAACACCGTGATCTCGAAGGGGCTCGCCACGCCCGGCCTGAAGGGCAAGCTGTTCAAGCTCGCCCTGCAGGAGTTCGAGAAGTACGCCGCCGCGAAGGAGCAGGGGAAGGACTACTCCTCGCTCGGGCTCACCATCGGCCGGAAGCTGGTCTTCCCGAAGCTCTCCGCGACGCTCTCGGAGCGCTTCGGCGGGCGGATGCGCCTGTTCGTCTCCGGCGGCGCGCCGCTCTCGCCGAAGATCGCGCACTTCTTCGACCAGCTCGGCTTCGTGATCCTGGAGGGCTACGGCCTCACCGAGACGTCCGCCGGCACGTTCGTGAACCGCCCCGGCGCGAACCGCATCGGCACGGTGGGCCCGCCGGTCCCCGGCACGGAGGTGCGCATCGCCGAGGACGGCGAGATCCTGGTGCGCGGGCCGTGCGTGATGAAGGAGTACTACAACAACCCCGCCGCCA encodes:
- a CDS encoding tetratricopeptide repeat protein, coding for MLCALLAAAALAATAAPQGAALGDLLERSDAAYARRDAPGALDEVRTTLEEASRRAPDDYEVLWRLARLYFWLSDDPALKDSEKSRLGKQGWEFGERAIRANPARVEGWHFAAAGMGNYSLGIGVLKALTQGIEGKFKDRLSHAEKIDPAFQHGSIQTAWGRFWFKLPWPKYDARKSERSLQAALAQNPVNVRARVYLADLYRKEGHKREATEQLEKALASEPGRYDPPEERRWQQVARGMLERK
- a CDS encoding AMP-dependent synthetase/ligase translates to MIAEAELRKGASDAQNLVSLFETQARRRGDATAVKLKSAGAWRDVSWAEMARRARDVADGLAALGLRAGDRVAIIGDTNLEWILADLGILGAGGITVTIYQSNTPTECQYILADSGARFVFCDSAAQVAKIREVRAKLPALEALVRAQGPAADAFERTLADVERAGVAWRASNPDAHAARLARIGRDDPASFIYTSGTTGNPKGVVLTHGNWVYEALAVEGLKVVRPDDLILMFLPMAHSFAKVIEAVWFSTGATGAFVESLEKIVDNAGEVRPTVMPSVPRIFEKAYNTVISKGLATPGLKGKLFKLALQEFEKYAAAKEQGKDYSSLGLTIGRKLVFPKLSATLSERFGGRMRLFVSGGAPLSPKIAHFFDQLGFVILEGYGLTETSAGTFVNRPGANRIGTVGPPVPGTEVRIAEDGEILVRGPCVMKEYYNNPAATAEVLKDGWLATGDIGFVDEAGCLKITDRKKDIIVTAGGKNVAPQNLENELKTDPLVSQVMVHGDKRKFLSALITLNEENARKWAGDHGLPAGEGLHRDPRLRARIQQTIDALNARQASYATIKKFEILPRDFTQATGELTPTLKVKRKVVTQQYRALLDSFYAE